GCCTCCCCCAACTGGAGCCATAATTACATCGATGTCAGGCATGTCTTCCAAGATCTCGACAGCCGTAGTCCCCTGACCTGCTATGATGTAGGGATCTTGACTTGGGTTGATGAAGGCTCCATTGTATTTTTCCACAAGTTCTCGTACCTTTTTCTCTCTAGTCGGCTGAGTGGCGTCAACTTTATAAACTGTGGCGCCGTAACCTTTGATGGCCTCAACTTTCGACTCTACGGACCACGCTGGCATGACTACATGACAAGGTAATCCTAAATTTTGCGCAGCCTTTGCCATAGCTTGTCCGTGATTTCCACTGCTTTCTGTAACTACACATTCCGGTTTTTTGGAACTCTTTTGCAATTTGATAGCCGCATTTGTAGCTCCACGAAATTTGAAAGATCcagttttttgaaaattttctgtttttaaatACAGTTTTGTTCCGGCCAAATTGTCCAATGCGGTACAGGTCATCAGAGGCGTTCGGTGAATGAAAGGACGAATGTCTTCTATGGCAGATTTTATATCATCATAAGTGCAACAATACGACTccattttctatatatattttcgtTATCTATGTTAGAGctgtttttgaaattgtaaTAAAGTTATTTGACGGCTTGTGTTGAAGAAAGGAATAAGCTTTATTCAAGATTCTCAAATTTGTTTGAGTTGAAAAATTTCGTTACACAGAATCGCTGTTGTAATTATCATTCCGTAATACTCGAGTggatataattattattttcttccagtAATAAACGTAATTTGAAATTGAGTAAGAATTCTAAAATTTTTGTTGCCATAATGCATAAGCTATACTTTATTCGCTGTCAAACTAGTACTAGCTTTATACCCTCGAAAAGTGTCATTAACTTTTGGTCTGAATACCTCAGATTGCTTTTCGAAATTCATCTCAATAAAAACGTGTTTAACAAACCTCTGTATGGCGACGCGCCTCAACGTTCGATGCTCGCAGCAATAATGTAACCAAAAAGGGTGTTTTTAGTTAATTGTCGATCGCAATAAAAAGACTTGAGGCTTTCGTCACTAATGTCTGGAAGCTGTGGTTACCAGAACGACAGCTTCGAACCTTAGATACACTTAGGCTATTACTATAGAGCTCAGAAGTAATACTATCGCTGTCTACACTTGCGTACGGAATAAAAGGAAGCTATGTTGATTTATAGATATAATTGGTACTGCTTGCACATTGACACCGGTAAAATAAATACTGAGCGATTACATTGCAATAGCAGCGAAGCGTGATGTCGGCAAATGACAACACCAATGTAAACACAGATGTCAGCTATTGACTAAAAGATAATCCATTCACTCGCGAGCAACAAATTATGAGATTTAAAAACACATACAGTATAGTCAAGTTTAGTTTTTCTATctggttcccgtacatttgaacccacgtacatttgaactcacgacaattgcacctatggaaattttttttgcggatatttgaacccatactaaccctaacccatgggttttagcacacgcatatagattgaacccacggatatacacatgggttcaaatgtacggtcacctttcCATCTAGTAAAAAATTAATATGCAATGTTCAGACGAATAAtatttaggcttaccatacgtccggctttaggcgggacagtcccgctttttagcgttttgtcccgccgtcccgataagtcagctaaaagtcccgcttttccagcataatacacaaacatgtcctcgtttctgtgtagcgcagcgctaccTACTTACTGAATGTGAATGCGATCGTTACCCGCTaattcccattgatggcagatgtatcgcatgtaaaaccaataataattagtctaaattcgagctatttgtaccggtatcgttaacgtcaattccttcctagttttcgaactgaacccgatatttggacagagaatatgcgcatgaaatttcgataacaatatgttcaataaagacagctttaaatgtaagAATGTGGGCCTATgtagttacaaaatcacagctaaggggtcattgtcttttgaggcgtcccgatttgaagacacaaaaatatggtaaccctaataatattgaatacacattttactggggaaggaaagtcgcggggaaccaaagctggttatcaagcagcgacacccaaggttcaaataTCTGAATAAACATTTGCAAGTTTTAGCAACTTGATTGTTGGAGCACTGTTATTAGTGATAAGAGACTTGgtagggacctcctgaagtatgcgcaccaagatggcgcacaacctgaactcaggttgtgtaccaacttagggttcaggttgtgcgacatcttggtgcgcatacttcaggagtacccttgGTATATAACTTAAGCCATCTAATCAACATCGTGCAAAACAAATTACATGTGATAAACATTAGGTCTGCTTGCAGGCAATCGGGTATAAAATCATATTCAATTTGACATTGTACTTTGCCATTGGCTATATATTAATGACACATCGTTCAGTCTCCAGCCCCACTCATACTGTGTCCATCGCAAATCGTGGTAACTTTGAAACCCAAAAATAATTGCGCTAAGAAAGTGAGACAAAATTCACTTGAAATGAGAATTAGCAAGTCGAGAATATATAACCTACCTATCTATTATAGCAAAGCAAACTTGAGGTCAAATGGGCTGTGACGAGTATGGCGAAGTGGaatagagagagagatttattattaataGGCAATCACGTAGCAGACCTTGTGTTTTTGAACGGAAGTGCTGATTTATGACTACATGACGTAATTAATTAGACAACCGGTTTTCTTTCATTTACATGTATAAGCTTGAAAAATTTCACTTACGCAACTCTGATTAGTACACTTCTAGCGCTATTCAATCACTATTCTCCGTGGAAACTTGGGTGATTCCATGCTTTAATCCTTGATAAAATTCGATGTGTGACAAACTTGTGTTTTGAAACACCTATGTTTCGAAAATGCCCATCCCTAGTTGTGGGATATTTTAGGTACAACTGTAATGCGAAGTCATTGAGCTTGTTGCGGTGTAGTCGGTCTTGTTCATCGCTCGAACCAAAACAAACAAGCAACTTAGGTGCGTGCGTATGGTGCAGCAATACTCGAAGATCCCATATGGCGATGGCTCGTCAAGTGAACGTTGCAGTGGTAGACAGTCTTTACATGAATCACCTTAATCGGTATTATGAATCTATCTTCAAAAAGAGTACACCAAATGTCGAGGTAAATTTCAGAACAATACCTGAAAATGGCGATATGAAAGAaggcttttcagacgcagaggTAATTCTCATGTCTCCACACGGATTGAAAATTTCGTCTGAAATTTCTAAAACAACCAAGTGGATTCAGTGGACATGGGCTGGCGTGGAGCCtttgatgaatgaaaaaatCCGAAGGGATCTGGAAGGATGCATTGTGACAAGAGCCGCAGGAATATTTGGTTCCCAAATGGCAGAATACGCGATTGGTGCTGTAATAGCAATGGAAAGAGGTTTGCCCACGTGTTACCAACAGCAAATAGAAAAGAAGTGGGAGAGGCCATCTGGGTATGTATTACTTTTTTACAGCATCACACAACCATGGGCTAGGAATGGATATAATCAGTTGGAAATTTCAAACTCTCACAGAAACCAGtaacgaattttttttgtctcattGCAACTAGCTGACTAGCCTGGCAGTACGCACAATGGACAACTATTCCCTACTGAATTTCAACCTGAAATCTGGtagtaccgtgtttccccgaaaataagactgggtcttatttcaatttatttctgaaaaaaaaaaacactagggcttatttttgggggttgtcttatattttcatttataaaaaacaaaattacaaagtagagatttttcaatatacaaaatatgataaTCGATATCCAttcacttataaataacacgtttttactcaaaataactgcaaaacaaattatttttcatttaaaacgtgtagaagATTTCAAGGAAACACGGTAGGTCACAAACAAGCACCAATACATTGCTATATAAACTACACCGCTCACCAATACCTGTTATATATTTCACTCTGTATTTTCTACAGGTACCGCAATCTTTCAACATTGTCTATTGGAATACTCGGTCTTGGGGATATCGGACTGCATATCGCTAAAGTTTGTTCCCAACTTGGCATGACAGTATATGGTTTGAAAAAAACAGCTACACAGTGTGAACATGTTGAGAAAGTATTCACATCAGACCAATTAGCTGAACTCATAAAATTATCAGACTACATATGCAATGTTCTACCAAGTACTCCAGAAACGAAGGAAATTATCACTGAACAAATGCTTGAAACCTGTTCGCATAGAAAATCAAGATTCATAAACATAGGACGTGGTGATGTTGTTAAAGAGGAAACATTAATTAAGGCACTCAAAAATGGGTGGTTGTCTGGTGCATTTTTGGATGTGTTTGCTGAGGAGCCACTGAAAAAGTCTTCACCGTTATGGTCGATCGAAAATGTTGTTGTAACTCCTCACATCGCAGGGAGAACATATCATGAATCAACAGCAAAgctattttttcataatttggaAAAATACTTGAAGAATGAGAAATTAGATTACATTGTAGATTTTGATGCAGGATATTAGCCCAAATGCATACACAGATGTTTTGATCTgcttagaaaaatatttacttcCATAGTATTACTTTATGCATGTGGGTGCGATTATGGTTGTTTGTAGTTAGTTTGAATGCTATGCTTAATAAAgggaataaaatgtttaaaagaTTTGCTGCAAGTAGGAGATAACAGTATAATGAAATTGACGATTACCGCAAAACTTCCATAGAGATCTTTGATCATATTACAAGCCAAGGCTTTTCATCCAGTATAcacatattatatttaaatatcaacacccaaaaattaattttctcatTCAGGTAGCAGTAATTAGGATCAGAAGTATATGAAGAAATAATCAATAGTATTGCGCATCAAAGAGAATGTACGTGTCAGGGGTCTCCATCATCCTTTTTATCTTGCGAAAGTTTAGATGACATATCCTGCACTGCAGAAGTGATCTTGCTTACAATTTCACCAGATTTCGGTATCTTGTAATTCTGTGCAACGTATACTCCACTGAGTAATCCAATACCAAATAAACCGATAACCCTAATAATCGTCATTAGGCTAGTGAAATGATTGATATCTGTCAATAAAAATTTGAGctcatgaaaaatataataatatagatataaattatttattatacaagAATTCGTATTGATGTGAATCCTTTGAAGAATAATGGCTTGCATTAGGACAAAATATTGTTGGGCACAGTCAATAatagaaaataattaaattcaaGTTATATCATTATCAAATCAAATAGGTCATGCGTCtgtaatttcaataaataattattaaaaaaggGTAGTGGCCAGTGAGAAAGATTAGTCATGAATAAACAgtataaaaaatgataaatctGTTAATTGCATATAGTCACAATTCAGTAATGATATATAAAGTATTACAAAGCCTTTATCTAACTTTGGGAAGCATTTAGTATATTATACATTGCATGAGTCATATGCTATGCTCAATTATCATAAGCGTTGGTTAAGTGCAAACTCAACTGTTCAATTTGACCAAGACACTTGAAACATCAGTGAAGAGgaaggataaaaaaaaatagaaaaagtgGAATGAGTGATTGAATAGAAATTATTGTATTTACCGGtattctaaaaataatcagaatatattgaaatttaataagAACGCACAATGACCTATAAcaaaaattatatgtttataGAAGGTAATATACTTATTGGGGTActccatagtgtgtgtacctggttgggccatgattttattcagattttccttagttatattatgagttcggagattgtctttgttagccaagtgaatatacctcctgctcATAGGTTACAGTCcatttacaaaacttgatgtaaagtaggcgaacaaaattagttacctccatattggtacacatacttctggaagtCCCTTATTAGTAAATTGTTCAACAGTGATTTGTTTTATGAAGAAtcaagtaaaataaaaagtgaacACTGGTTTCAAATGAACCAGCCACCTTGCCAGTATGCAACAGCCTCCAAATTCCATGTGCACAATGAAATAAGTCATATTTGGAATATTTCACAACAATATCTTTATAAATCGCAGAGCTGCTTTTTGATTTATACCTACTACAAAAACATTGTTCAAATGCTGAAGTGCAGAATTCCTTATCAAGTCGATTCTTGCAAATTCTCATTAATTCAAGATAGGTGAATGGCTGAGTTACTTCATACGGCAGCATTGCAGGGAACTCAATAACCAACTTGCTTAATTCTGCTGATGATTGAACTCTTTCATTCATCACAATTCTTTTTGAGATATATGATATCAGATCATAAGTTGCTTTCTGTACAGATTCACTACGCCTCACACTCGTGGGGCAAATAGAAATGTTCAAACAAAGTTCACGCATCACGATGCAGCTCAAAGAGGAATCACTAATTTCAAGCAGTGTGCATGTTAATACACTCAGCGCTTGCTGATAATACAGAACCGCCTGCTTCGATAATGGACAGCCAGTATTAAAAGCTATAATACCCTTCTTCAAGTGGCTGATCTTTTCATTACGTGTGGGTGACGTCTGACTTAATATACAGTGAGCTACACCCAAACTGTGAAAGACAGATTTATCAACCAAGATTTTTCTAAATCCAGAATCATTCACATTTTTAACACTTGATATGTTTCTCTTTGCAGCATCAATACAGTTTTCATATTTGTTCAGAAGTAAATAAGCTTCTGTAACTTTCTTACCCATTCTCATTAAAAACTTTTGGTATGGATGTTCAGCTCTCACATCAACTTCTCTTGTAAGAGAATCAAATAATTCATATGTTTGACAAAAGTCTTCATGCATGCCATTATCATATTGAACATCTAAAATTCGATACAAAGCTGAAATCGCATTTGTCTCATTTGAAAAACCAGGACTGGTCTTAATTTGATTATAAAGATTACGCAATGCTGCCTTGGCAGCCTCAGTTTGATTCATTCCAAATTCCGCTTTGATCCAGCTGGTGATATATTTCCAGCGCAGATCTACATTACCAGTTTGtagatttttgaaaaagttgCTACAGATTTGTGACGCCTCTGCATAACGGCCTTGTTTCAGCAGAACCAAAACCATTCCATGGTCAAGGAACTGTTTTGTTTGGAGCACATGAATGGGTGGCGGACATGGATGCCAGTTATTGAATCTGAATATCCCTTCTTTGCAAAACATGATAGCACGATCTTCATAGCCGAACTGCATACACAGTTCTGCAATCacaggaaaaaaataaaatttccactCAAGTTTAATTTTGTCCATTTGAATGACTTTACCAAGTCGTTTCAGACACAAACCAGTATCAGAAAATCTACTATTCGAGCTTGTATACTTGTAAAGATAACCACCAACAATACGTAAAAGACTGGCAACATCATTATCGTCAAtagtttcaaattttgtttctaGTAAATCCATAGCGATATCAATAGCCTCATCATACTGTTGAAACATGTATAAAATGCTGGCTTTGACTACGTCTCTTTTTAGAAAACCATATATTAGGTTGGAGAGTTGCTCACCCCAAGGAAAATGTCCAGTCATAAAAGGTTTACCAAAACAGCAATATGCAAGTAAtcttattttttctaaaataatataaaacgcGTATAGATTCTTGAACCCAATGGTCTTGAGAGTGCGTTTGAATTCACCTTTATATCTCTGATCTCCCCCTTTTACATAATCCTTGATACGTAAATCAAAGGTCAGAGCCAATGCTGCATCAATATCTACTGCaaaattttcctttatcacTCCGAATTTCAATAGATTCTGGACAATATCAAAGCTAGTTACAGCCTCAATTTTTATTGAGCGTGCAATGGACGAAAGTAGAACAGTAATTGGGCGATACATTGTTGCTTTAGTGTTGAAATATGATGAAACAGAAGGAGACCACATCTTCACCGAATCCAATGGATTAAAATGAATCAGTTCGCCTTGAGAACCTGCTAGACTGCGTAAGTTCTCAAATTTAATTGTAGTTTCAACCCTATGTTTAAATGTATCGAATATATTTCGATTGCCATAAACAAAACAAGTTCTTGTAAGAACTTCATTTACGTAATAGCCATTCTGGCTTCTGCTTTCGAGATTCACAAGTCGGGTCATTTCACTAATGGGTTGAATGAGCTCAAGAGGAAATCTCTTTCGCTCAGTTGGCTCAACACGACCTAAAGGATTATTACAAGAATGTGGTACTAACCCATCAAATGCAATTCCACATGGGGTATATGTATCATAAAACCAATTCAGTTTTTTGTTCTCTGAATAGAGATCATTTAAAGATTTTACTCCCATGCTCCTGATGAAGGTTTCaccaaaattaattataattatttgaaaGCAAACAGCATACCAGCGAAAATATTCTTTTATGGAGATATAATCTGGACTTTTTTGCACCCCTTCCTGAAGTATAATCACATGTTCGAAGTCAGAGTATGGGGTTATCTCTTCACGAGCTAAAGATCCCAAACCGACAGTAGCAAATTTACAAGGGGGTTCACCCATCACATCCACACACTTTTTAGATATTCTGGCCATGAGGTTGGTAAAGGCATTCGTCAAATCTTTATTCATCTTTTTCACATGGGATGACTTATTTCTGCTCTCTATATCAAATTCATATTCAGATCTTTCAGGGTATTTCACAGTATCTGAGATTAATTCTCTATCACCCGACAACATGGTTTTACAATCTTCTCTCATCTCTATGacactttcaaaaaatatttttgattcctctAGCAAATTTGTTTCGGGTTTCACGGCTGAGGCAGACTTCAGTATATCAAAACCCAGAAGTTCCAAAAATTTCTCTACCTCTGACTCTCCgtcttgtttatttttcaaatgaaagcGAACTTTAGCACCGTTAAATAGAGCAGCACAGCGGAGAAAGGTCAACTTTTGTAGCATACCTGTAGCATTTTTAGCTTTTACCATGTATAACTGACCCATTTCCAACAAAATATGCGCTGTTTCCAGCAATTTGCTCTCTTTTTCCTTGCCGAATATTGTGCAGCATTCACGTAGTTTGTCTGCCATAACATGCTCCTCTGGCCAGATAGTATCTTGCACAAGTTCATGATCTAAACATTTAATatcatatttgttttatttgtagAAATAATGAATAACATATTCTGCATAAGTTTTGGGTGGTTCTGTTAATATTAGTTACCAAAAGGCACATTGAGGCGGGATCCTCATAAAGTGATGAATTCAAAAGAATAAATATATTCTTTATGTTCAATATACAAATTAAAGGGAAATTTGAGACAGGTTCAAAAAACTTTCAATTGGCGTTCATTAAAATATAGTGCATAttatgaaccaccctacagctgTACCGGTACAGGCTGTACCGTACTGATACGTTCAGAAATCCTcgcgcacataattatcccccatgGGATTCGAACTGGCAATTATCAGAAGTGTGATACCGGTACCAATGATAGATGAATTAggttaaaaaattaaaagacTGAAACATAAGGCATGAAAGTACTACCGTGCATGGCAGCATGGGTATTACATTTGACATAGACAGACATGATACAGGAATAtaataccggtacggtaccgtaaacgcaggtaacttcggatggtttataacttcggatgaaattttcaatcgtttatatctcgactaaattacgtcatattctgcttctggcagtttctatagagAGTCCTTATATATCTTAATTTCTTATCATATTCAGTCGCCTAAtaggatttattttttgacacaaaaaatcaCCTTTTTGCCAAAAATTGACACCTCGCTTTTGAGCGGCTAAAATAGCGACTTCTATCGACGCTAACTTCACTAAAAGACCGTCAATCGCTAGAGGGCATACACAATGTACAAGGAAAATTACAGTGATCACgagatgtcgtacgagattcaagtaaaatatattattttgatttaaaaatttcgtcaaaatatcGACGTTACGGTGCTTACGCTGAACGTGACGTCAACAACGTGATTCAATTTCGCTCCATTTAAGGCCGACGTCACATTGCGTAGCTCGTGCGTAactcgctgcgacatttgaacgccagacTATGTGGCGCCACgtgtagttaaatataaagtgaaAACTCCTAACTGATCCTCGTCaccaaatcctacaaaaacttAATTATAGCCCCAGTCATATGCTGTTTATTTATTGTGAATCCGATTAATGCACATTAAATTTGTGTGTTAACATTTCGGCATTCTTCGACCGTATAGATGTTGTTGATACGTAAGGCTGATGAACAGACAGATACGCGTATCTATACTATCACAATGACAAGGTTTTACGATCGGCGATGATAATATATTAAGAGTAGAATATTGCACAGGTGAGCATGAAACTCTGCACAGGTGCACACAGCAGGAGATTGGAGGTTTTTGGCGTTTTTATCCGTTTCATGTCTATCTGCCTGTGAATACATTATATCTGAATTATCAACACGGCCACAAGCTACACTGTTCCATATTGTTGTCCActtccattttttttacttttactacCTACCGTAATTCAtcatccatttttcttttttattattttcattcgtttcatttttgttttgtattaaaaattgttttccatttttacttttacgacttattttattcgtccgttttttattttcatttgtcccatgttgtctcatttttgtttcgtattGAAACGATCATAATAGCAAGATATAGCACTTTCATGACATTAAGAATAGTCAAGAGAtaaatggtttagttttgcgaaACGTCAggaatagggctgggcaaaattattacatgcgttgtattttgaagcatttagcGGTAATAATTATGGCGCGACACTGTCAAAATCGTCGAGTAAAGTGCTGAGTTCGCAAATTCCGcagataaaattgtgaattagtcGGTAACggttttagctataataaccgttggggtattgttttgttcaaaaaaaaagttaaaacttgAGGGAAATAGTTATAATTAGTGTCCGACCCGCTATCAGGACCAAAAGCCTTATGACAAGTATAAGTGCATAACGGCCGAtttattcaatcattattataaataaaaattcagtattCGCACAATCGCGGGTGCAAAGCATAACAACATCAatcatcgtcttaataaatatctccatctCGGCGACGATAATAATATCACCGTTCGCTTTAAACTCGAACGATTAATAGTATACAAACGGTGATAAGTAAGATCAAAGCCAACACGTAAGAttaaatcagaacaaaattaatttgggttttgaaatcagtccttCTTGTCTTCAAGAGCGTTGCCGATGTAAACACACGGGTACAccagatatataaaactttgatgtccgccgacccggaAGAATTAATAATCACAAAAACGGCCGCCATAGATGAACGTCAGTGTGCGACACTCAAAACGAATCACGGCGTCGTAAGttctacgcagcgacgttatcaCGCGTCACTGATcacgcagacatttctctctcacgacgAAGTGACGCAAAGCGAAAAGTGGCCATCCGAAGTTATAAACATTTGGAATACAGATCGGCAGGCaaataaagtcaataatttgaatgaaaaaaagtatTGATTGATATGAAACCGAGTTTATCGCGAGGAGAAAGGCTtcaatgtattatattccaagtttggcttcaattgaacaataaacggcggagaaattgttcataatatagtgaaatcatccgaagttacctgcttttacATACCTGCACGGTCTGACGGAGGATGAAAACtccaaatacagaaatatgataCCGGTACGGTTACTGTATCGGTAAGCCTACTCTACTGTTTGATAAGCGCCTCTCAAACTTGGGagcagtaccggtacggtaccacTAATGCCAGAaaggggtctcatgtagtttcttacctaacatacttctagtgggcgtagcatgacaattttttcacgtatcaatcctccagactggattccatggcaggtgcacgccggagggcgctagcgctccgcaaaaatgcacgcgagcgaaatcaattttgcacgccgaaaatttgcaattgctcaccaatgtaaatcggtttaaatggttttaaaatcaataatccagtaatataaagatgccaaaatattatacctccacaattgtcgacaaataccagcttgcaagatttggtctgatcgaaatattgcgaagcaaaaagaccatggacctttccccaacctttgacccgcgaaaaattcctctcattgtcacgtccttttttgcatcttgctgattggccaatgtcacgaagtaaacaaggaagtcgatgctcggggaaaggtcccaatcgtgttgaatgataggaaataggaatcccgtgagaatagttatggacgaaaagatcgcctccgcaccaatggccaagtacggctctgattcagcgtatttttcatacaataattttacacgaatgtactgaacagtaccggtatctaaagttgctcaaacactcccaaaattagtgacaaagtatgaaaataatgtttggggtcaaaggtcaaacatccattttgctctaatttgacgtattttttatccattaattctacgtaaaaacactaccaaaattaatgacaaagtatgtccattttgctctggttcaacgtattttttatccaataattttacgcggatgtactgaacagtaccggta
The genomic region above belongs to Styela clava chromosome 13, kaStyClav1.hap1.2, whole genome shotgun sequence and contains:
- the LOC120332831 gene encoding uncharacterized protein LOC120332831 gives rise to the protein MDKVPVVDPGNSLADHELVQDTIWPEEHVMADKLRECCTIFGKEKESKLLETAHILLEMGQLYMVKAKNATGMLQKLTFLRCAALFNGAKVRFHLKNKQDGESEVEKFLELLGFDILKSASAVKPETNLLEESKIFFESVIEMREDCKTMLSGDRELISDTVKYPERSEYEFDIESRNKSSHVKKMNKDLTNAFTNLMARISKKCVDVMGEPPCKFATVGLGSLAREEITPYSDFEHVIILQEGVQKSPDYISIKEYFRWYAVCFQIIIINFGETFIRSMGVKSLNDLYSENKKLNWFYDTYTPCGIAFDGLVPHSCNNPLGRVEPTERKRFPLELIQPISEMTRLVNLESRSQNGYYVNEVLTRTCFVYGNRNIFDTFKHRVETTIKFENLRSLAGSQGELIHFNPLDSVKMWSPSVSSYFNTKATMYRPITVLLSSIARSIKIEAVTSFDIVQNLLKFGVIKENFAVDIDAALALTFDLRIKDYVKGGDQRYKGEFKRTLKTIGFKNLYAFYIILEKIRLLAYCCFGKPFMTGHFPWGEQLSNLIYGFLKRDVVKASILYMFQQYDEAIDIAMDLLETKFETIDDNDVASLLRIVGGYLYKYTSSNSRFSDTGLCLKRLGKVIQMDKIKLEWKFYFFPVIAELCMQFGYEDRAIMFCKEGIFRFNNWHPCPPPIHVLQTKQFLDHGMVLVLLKQGRYAEASQICSNFFKNLQTGNVDLRWKYITSWIKAEFGMNQTEAAKAALRNLYNQIKTSPGFSNETNAISALYRILDVQYDNGMHEDFCQTYELFDSLTREVDVRAEHPYQKFLMRMGKKVTEAYLLLNKYENCIDAAKRNISSVKNVNDSGFRKILVDKSVFHSLGVAHCILSQTSPTRNEKISHLKKGIIAFNTGCPLSKQAVLYYQQALSVLTCTLLEISDSSLSCIVMRELCLNISICPTSVRRSESVQKATYDLISYISKRIVMNERVQSSAELSKLVIEFPAMLPYEVTQPFTYLELMRICKNRLDKEFCTSAFEQCFCSRYKSKSSSAIYKDIVVKYSKYDLFHCAHGIWRLLHTGKVAGSFETSVHFLFYLILHKTNHC
- the LOC120332840 gene encoding uncharacterized protein Cgl2355/cg2587-like, which codes for MFRKCPSLVVGYFRYNCNAKSLSLLRCSRSCSSLEPKQTSNLGACVWCSNTRRSHMAMARQVNVAVVDSLYMNHLNRYYESIFKKSTPNVEVNFRTIPENGDMKEGFSDAEVILMSPHGLKISSEISKTTKWIQWTWAGVEPLMNEKIRRDLEGCIVTRAAGIFGSQMAEYAIGAVIAMERGLPTCYQQQIEKKWERPSGYRNLSTLSIGILGLGDIGLHIAKVCSQLGMTVYGLKKTATQCEHVEKVFTSDQLAELIKLSDYICNVLPSTPETKEIITEQMLETCSHRKSRFINIGRGDVVKEETLIKALKNGWLSGAFLDVFAEEPLKKSSPLWSIENVVVTPHIAGRTYHESTAKLFFHNLEKYLKNEKLDYIVDFDAGY